From the genome of Pseudomonas sp. WJP1:
CTTATTGCTCCCGAGCCAAGTACCTGCTCGAGAACAAAGGTGTGGCCTTCGAAGAGATCAAGGTCGATGGCAAGCCGCAGGTGCGTGCCGCAATGGCTCAGAAGGCCGGACGTACATCCGTGCCGCAGATCTGGA
Proteins encoded in this window:
- the grxC gene encoding glutaredoxin 3; protein product: MSNVVVYSSDYCPYCSRAKYLLENKGVAFEEIKVDGKPQVRAAMAQKAGRTSVPQIWIGSTHVGGCDDLFALERAGKLDALLKA